CGCGACCTGCGGCTCTCCGGCTACCCCGGCGAACCGGGCCGCGACGACCTGTCGACCCTGCGGCTGCCCGACCTGATGCAGGCGTACGGCGAAGTGCTCTCGGGCCGCGGACCGCAGGACACCCCGGGGATCTGACGGCCCCCGGGGGTCCTGGTGCGGGTCAGCTCGCGCGGACGACGGCCAGCGCGGATTCCCTGGAGTCCTCCGGCGGCGTCCTCGGCACCGTGACCCGGTGCGTCGGGTCTCGGACCTCCCCCACCAGGAGCTCGAGGACGTCCTCCATGGCCACCAGGCCGAGCACCTTCCCCGACGCGTCGGCGACCTGCGCGAGGTGCGTCGCGGCGCGGCGCATCACGGTCAGTGCGTCGTCCAGCGGGAGCTCGGCGCCCAGCGTGGTCATCGGGCGCCACACCTGCTGCGGCACGGCACGCTCGGTCTCCTCCAGGTCCAGTACGTCCTTGACGTGGAGGTAGCCCATGAAGGCGCCGTTCTCCGCGCGGACGGGGAAGCGGGAGTAGCCGGTGCGGCCGGTGAGCTCGATGATCCCGGCAGGGGTGACCGAAGGGCCGACGGTGACCAGCGACACCGGATCGAGGAGGACGTCGGTGACCGGGCGCGAGCCCAGCTCGAGGGCGTCCTCCAGGCGCTCCTGTTCGACGGGGTCGAGGAGTCCCGCCTGGCCGGAGTCCTCGACGAGGCGGCCCAGCTGCACGCTGGTGAACACCGCCTCGACCTCGTCCTTGGGCTCCACCCCGAAGAGCCGGAGCACGACCCGCGCGCAGGCGCCGAGTGCCACGGTCACCGGTCGGCACAGCCGCGCGAAGGCGACCAGGCCGGGGCTGAACCGGAGTGCGGTCTTCTCGGGCGCCGCCATCGCCAGGTTCTTCGGGACCATCTCGCCGATGACGAGGTGGAGGAAGATGACGACGGCGAGCGCGATCACGTAGCCGAGGGGGTGGATCATGCCCTCGGGCAGGTGGACCGCCTCGAAGACCGGCTCCAAAAGGCGGGCGACGGTCGGCTCGGCGACCGCGCCGAGCGTCAGCGAGCAGACGGTGATGCCGAACTGGGCGGCCGCCATCATCTGCGGCAGATGCTCCAGGCCGTACAGGACCTGGCGGGACCGCTTGGTGTCCAGGGGCTCGATCTGGCTGCGGCGCACGGAGACGAGCGCGAACTCGGCCCCCACGAAGAAGCCGTTGGCGAGCACGAGGAGGAGGGCGAAGAGGAGTTGCAGCAGACTCATCGGAGCGCCTCCGCGGCTTCCATGACGGCGAAGGTGTCCTGGGTGCGCACGATCCGCACCCGCTCCGCGCGGTAGTGCCCGACCTGGCGCACCGAGAGCCGCCAGCCCGGGAGTTCGGCCCGGTCGCCGGGGGCCGGGATGCGGCCGAGCAGGTCGGCGACGAGTCCGGCCACGGTCTCGTAAGGACCTTCGGGCACGTCGAGGCCTATGCGCTGGAGCGTGTCCACGCGGCAGGAGCCGTCGGCGTCCCACGCCGCCCTGCCGTCCTCGGCGGGTGCCGGGCAGAGTTCGGGCAGGTCGAAGTGGTCGTGCTCGTCGCGGACCTCGCCGACGAGCTCCTCGACGATGTCCTCCAGGGTGACGACGCCCGCCGTGCCGCCGTACTCGTCGACGACGACGGCGATGGGCTGCTCGCTGCGCAGCCGCTCCAGGAGGGGCTGCACGGGCAGCGTCTCGGGGACGAGCAGCGGGGACTTCGCGATGCGGCCCACGGGCGTCCTGAGGCGTGCGTGGGCGGCCACCGCGAGGGCGTCCTTGAGGTGGACCATGCCGACGATTTCGTCGATCCGCTCGGTGTAGACCGGGAAGCGGGACAGACCGGTGGCGCGGGTCAGGTTCACGACGTCCTCGGCGGTCGCCGACGACTGCAGCGCGCTGACCTTCACGCGCGGCGTCATGACGTGCTGCGCGGTCAGCTCCGCGAGGGAGAGGGTGCGCACGAACAGGTCGGCGGTGTCCTGCTCCAGGGCACCGGCCTGCGCCGAGTGCCTGGCGAGGGAGACCAGTTCGCCGGGGGTGCGGGCCGAGGCCAGCTCCTCGGCGGGCTCGACGCCGAGCGTGCGCACCAGACGGTTGGCCACGGCGTTCAGGAGGGCGATCACGGGCCGGAAGAGCCGCGCGAACACGTGCTGCGGGCCCGCGACGAACCGCGCGACCTGCAACGGCCGCGACACGGCCCAGTTCTTGGGCACGAGCTCGCCGATCACCATCTGCACGGCGGACGCGAGCAGCATGCCGACCACCACGGAGACACCGCCGACGGCTCCCCCGGGCACGCCGACGGCCGTGAACGGGCCCGCGAGCAGGTGCGCGAGGGCCGGTTCGGCGAGCATGCCGACGACGAGCGAGGTGATGGTGATGCCGAGCTGGGTGCCGGAGAGCTGGAAGGACAGCTCCTTGAGGGCGTCGACGACCGTACGTGCCCTTCGGTCGCCGTCCGCCGCGGCCTTCTCCGCGTCCGGCCGCTCGACGGTGACGAGGCCGAACTCGGCCGCCACGAAGAAGCCGTTGGCGAGAATCAGCAGGAATGCCGCCCCGAGAAGCAGCAGGGGCACTGTCATGCCGCCGCCTCTCCGGTCGTGCCGGTCCCGGTATGTCGGGAGGGGGCGGCGCAGGTACTACAGGACGATCCGTCCATCGCCGGAGGGAGTCACTCCTCGGGTAGCAGGAGCCCCTGGGAGCCGGGCGGGCCCGTCAGGGGCGGGGCGGCACTCTACGCGCGCCCCGCCACCAGATTAATCAAGACCGGGCGCGGAACGTCCAGTCGTGCGGGCGTCCGCGAGGGCACGCAGGGCGCGGGCGTCGCCGATGGCCTGCTGCTTGGCGATGCCCGGCTGGATGCCCAGGGCGGGCAGGCTGGTGCCGTCGCTGAGGTTCAGGAACACCCAGGGGTCGCCGGGACGCAGGTTGACCTGCACGATCTCGGCCCAGGCGAGGCGGCGGCTGGTCGCGATGTTGACGACGGTGACGCCGGACTCGTCGGCGACGACCTTGGGCCTGCTGAGCAGCACGAGCACGCCGCAGAGCAGCGCGCCGGTGAAGACGAAGCTGGTCCGCTCCCCCGGGCTGAGCGTGGGCAGCAGGAACGCGATGGCCGTGATGACCACGAAGATCGCGACGCCCGCGGTGAGCAGGACGGCCCGGGTCCGCGTCGGCCGGAAGGTGACGGGCAGGGCGGGGAGGGCGGGGCTGTCGGACATGCGGCGGGTGCTCCTGCCGGGTCGGGGCCGGTCAGAGGCGGCAGGCGTGGATGGCCGTGGTCAGGATGGCCCGCGCGCCGATGGCGTACAGGTCGTCCATGATCCGCTGGGCCTCCTTGGCGGGGACCATCGAGCGGACGGCGACCCAGCCCTCGTTGTGCAGCGGGGAGATCGTCGGCGACTCGAGGCCCGGGGTGAGGGCGACGGCCTGCTCCAGGTGCTCGGCGCGGCAGTCGTAGTCCATCATCACGTACGACCTGGCGACGAGGACGCCCTGGAGGCGGCGCAGGAACTGCTGCACCTTCGGGTTGTCGGTGTCGGCGCCGGTGCGCCGGATGACGACGGCCTCGGACTTCATGATCGGGTCGCCGAAGACCTCGAGGCCCGCGTTGCGCAGGGAGGTGCCGGTCTCGACGACGTCCGCGATGACCTGGGCGACGCCCAGCTCGATGGCGGTCTCGACGGCGCCGTCCAGGTGCACGACGGAGGCGTCGACGCCCTGCTCGGCGAGGTGCTTGGCGACGATGCCCTCGTAGGACGTCGCGACGGTCTTGCCCGCGAGGTCCTTGATGTCGCTCGCCGTGCCGGGCTTCGCGGCGAAGCGGAAGGTGGAGCGGGCGAAGCCGAGCGGCAGGATCGCCTCGGCGTCGGCTCCGGAGTCGATCAGCAGGTCCTCACCCGTGATGCCGATGTCGAGCCTGCCGGTCGCGACGTAGATCGCGATGTCCTTGGGCCTCAGGTAGAAGAACTCGACCTCGTTGTCGGGGTCGACGAGGACGAGCTCCTTCGACTCCTTGCGCTGCTGGTAGCCGGCCTCATGGAGCATCGCCGACGCAGGTCCGGACAGTGAACCCTTGTTGGGGACGGCGATGCGCAGCATGAGGTCAGCTTCCTTAACTGGTGGGTTACGGGGATGGGTTGAGCGGACGGCTCAGAGGTGGGCGTAGACGTCGTCGAGGGAGATGCCGCGGGCGACCATCATCACCTGTACGTGGTACAGGAGCTGCGAGATCTCCTCGGCGGCGGCTTCCTTGCCCTCGTGCTCGGCGGCCATCCACACCTCGGCGGCCTCCTCGACGACCTTCTTGCCGATGGCATGGACGCCCTTGTCGACCAGCTCGGCGGTGCGGGAGGTCGCGGGGTCGCCGTTGGCGGCCTTGTGCTGGAGCTCGGTGAAGAGCTCCTCGAAAGTCTTCTTGGACATGATGGTCGCCACTCTACGCGGCCGGGCGGTCCCCCTCAGCGCCAGGGTTCGGAGACGGTACGCAGCGTGGTCGCGGTGGCGACGGCCGCGGTGACCGCCTCGTGGCCCTTGTCCTCGCTGGAGCCCTCGATGCCGGCGCGGTCCAGCGCCTGCTCCTCGGTGTCGCAGGTGAGTACGCCGAAGCCGATCGGGACGCCGGTGTCGACGGAGACCTGGACGAGGCCCTGGGTGACGCCCTGGCACACGTACTCGAAGTGCGGGGTGCCGCCGCGGATGACGACGCCGAGGGCGACGATCGCGTCGTATCCGCGTCCGGCGAGGACCTTGGCGACGACGGGCAGCTCGAAGCTGCCGGGGACGCGCAGCACGGTCGGCTCGCTGATGCCGAGCTCGTTCAGGGCGCGCAGGGCACCGTCGACGAGGCCGTCCATGACCTGGTCGTGCCACTGCGCCGCGATGACCGCGACCCGCAGGTCGCCGCAGTTCTTCACACTCAGTTCGGGTGCACCCTTGCCGCTCACGCGCTTCTCCTCAAGGTGTTTGTGGCTTACTGGTTGCCGCAGGCGGACACGTCGGTGGCGTCCAGCCAGGGCAGGTCGTGCCCCATCCGGTCCCGCTTGGTGCGCAGGTACCGAAGATTGTGTTCGCCGGCCTCGACGGGCATGGGCTCGCGCCCGGTGACCTTCAGGCCGTGCCGCAGGACCGCGTCGGTCTTGTCGGGGTTGTTGGTCATCAGCCGGACGCCGTGGACGCCGAGGTCGCGCAGGATTTGCGCGCCCGCGCCGTAGTCACGGGCGTCGGCGGGCAGGCCGAGCTCCAGGTTGGCGTCGAGGGTGTCGCTGCCCTGCTCCTGGAGGGCGTACGCGCGCAGCTTGGAGAGCAGGCCGATGCCGCGGCCCTCGTGGCCGCGCAGGTAGACGACGACGCCGCGGCCCTCGTCGGTGATGCGCCGCATGGACGCCTCCAGCTGCGGGCCGCAGTCGCAGCGCAGGGAGTGGAAGACGTCGCCGGTGAGGCACTCGGAGTGCAGGCGGACCAGGACGTCCTCGCCGTCGCCGAGGTCGCCGTGGACGAGGGCGACGTGCTCGACGCCGTCGACGGTGGAGCGGTAGCCGTGCGCCGTGAACTCGCCGAAGGCGGTGGGCAGGCTGACCTCGGCCTCGCGGCGGACGGTGGGCTCCGCGGAGCGGCGGTAGGCGATGAGGTCCTCGATGGAGATGATCGTCAGGCCGTGCTTGCGGGCGAAGGGGATCAGCTCGG
The sequence above is a segment of the Streptomyces sp. Je 1-369 genome. Coding sequences within it:
- a CDS encoding hemolysin family protein; this translates as MSLLQLLFALLLVLANGFFVGAEFALVSVRRSQIEPLDTKRSRQVLYGLEHLPQMMAAAQFGITVCSLTLGAVAEPTVARLLEPVFEAVHLPEGMIHPLGYVIALAVVIFLHLVIGEMVPKNLAMAAPEKTALRFSPGLVAFARLCRPVTVALGACARVVLRLFGVEPKDEVEAVFTSVQLGRLVEDSGQAGLLDPVEQERLEDALELGSRPVTDVLLDPVSLVTVGPSVTPAGIIELTGRTGYSRFPVRAENGAFMGYLHVKDVLDLEETERAVPQQVWRPMTTLGAELPLDDALTVMRRAATHLAQVADASGKVLGLVAMEDVLELLVGEVRDPTHRVTVPRTPPEDSRESALAVVRAS
- a CDS encoding hemolysin family protein; its protein translation is MTVPLLLLGAAFLLILANGFFVAAEFGLVTVERPDAEKAAADGDRRARTVVDALKELSFQLSGTQLGITITSLVVGMLAEPALAHLLAGPFTAVGVPGGAVGGVSVVVGMLLASAVQMVIGELVPKNWAVSRPLQVARFVAGPQHVFARLFRPVIALLNAVANRLVRTLGVEPAEELASARTPGELVSLARHSAQAGALEQDTADLFVRTLSLAELTAQHVMTPRVKVSALQSSATAEDVVNLTRATGLSRFPVYTERIDEIVGMVHLKDALAVAAHARLRTPVGRIAKSPLLVPETLPVQPLLERLRSEQPIAVVVDEYGGTAGVVTLEDIVEELVGEVRDEHDHFDLPELCPAPAEDGRAAWDADGSCRVDTLQRIGLDVPEGPYETVAGLVADLLGRIPAPGDRAELPGWRLSVRQVGHYRAERVRIVRTQDTFAVMEAAEALR
- a CDS encoding PH domain-containing protein; protein product: MSDSPALPALPVTFRPTRTRAVLLTAGVAIFVVITAIAFLLPTLSPGERTSFVFTGALLCGVLVLLSRPKVVADESGVTVVNIATSRRLAWAEIVQVNLRPGDPWVFLNLSDGTSLPALGIQPGIAKQQAIGDARALRALADARTTGRSAPGLD
- the hisG gene encoding ATP phosphoribosyltransferase; its protein translation is MLRIAVPNKGSLSGPASAMLHEAGYQQRKESKELVLVDPDNEVEFFYLRPKDIAIYVATGRLDIGITGEDLLIDSGADAEAILPLGFARSTFRFAAKPGTASDIKDLAGKTVATSYEGIVAKHLAEQGVDASVVHLDGAVETAIELGVAQVIADVVETGTSLRNAGLEVFGDPIMKSEAVVIRRTGADTDNPKVQQFLRRLQGVLVARSYVMMDYDCRAEHLEQAVALTPGLESPTISPLHNEGWVAVRSMVPAKEAQRIMDDLYAIGARAILTTAIHACRL
- a CDS encoding phosphoribosyl-ATP diphosphatase, whose product is MSKKTFEELFTELQHKAANGDPATSRTAELVDKGVHAIGKKVVEEAAEVWMAAEHEGKEAAAEEISQLLYHVQVMMVARGISLDDVYAHL
- the ribH gene encoding 6,7-dimethyl-8-ribityllumazine synthase yields the protein MSGKGAPELSVKNCGDLRVAVIAAQWHDQVMDGLVDGALRALNELGISEPTVLRVPGSFELPVVAKVLAGRGYDAIVALGVVIRGGTPHFEYVCQGVTQGLVQVSVDTGVPIGFGVLTCDTEEQALDRAGIEGSSEDKGHEAVTAAVATATTLRTVSEPWR
- a CDS encoding bifunctional 3,4-dihydroxy-2-butanone-4-phosphate synthase/GTP cyclohydrolase II; translated protein: MTVAPVWHGTASEEDPLDLSLDPVEQAVRDIAAGRPVVVVDDEDRENEGDLVVAAEKATPEIVAFMMSECRGLICAPMEAEELDRLRLPQMVEHNTESMSTAFTVSVDASAAHGVSTGISADDRATTLRLLAGGAATADDFVRPGHIFPLRAKSGGVLTRNGHTEAAVDLARLAGLRPAGAIVEIAGEDGKMLRLPELIPFARKHGLTIISIEDLIAYRRSAEPTVRREAEVSLPTAFGEFTAHGYRSTVDGVEHVALVHGDLGDGEDVLVRLHSECLTGDVFHSLRCDCGPQLEASMRRITDEGRGVVVYLRGHEGRGIGLLSKLRAYALQEQGSDTLDANLELGLPADARDYGAGAQILRDLGVHGVRLMTNNPDKTDAVLRHGLKVTGREPMPVEAGEHNLRYLRTKRDRMGHDLPWLDATDVSACGNQ